The Salvia miltiorrhiza cultivar Shanhuang (shh) chromosome 2, IMPLAD_Smil_shh, whole genome shotgun sequence DNA window aaggttaagcgtgcttgacttagagcacaactaagatgggtgaccgactgggaagttcgtctaaattatgcaatactgtataaataccgaaataaattgtggatatacaataaaataaataaataaataaataaaaaaataaaaaaaataaaaaaaataaattaaaaaatattaccgagggcaaatgccgtcggtaatgccgtcggtaattaccgacggcattttgccctcggtaatatcgtgaacaactccggcgtgtgcgccaccaccgtccggtggaaattaccgacggtgatatcgccgccgctaattaccgacggcaaacgccgtcggtaattttccggcaagtctccgccgttcaacggcggtatttaacggcggaaatgccggcggcttcgccgccgttaattgccggcggcggccgatcgccgtcggtaatggcgttgccgacgaaccgtttagcgacggcgagttgccgccggtaacgccgccggtaacactatttaccggcggccgtcttttgttaccgacggcatttcgccgtcggtaatcaacgatttttttgtagtgcaaatccgaaaatcaaattaatttcaattaagtTAGCCCATGCGCTAAATTATTAAGGCCCATCGACTCAAACCCTAGAAAGGACAATGACTTGGGGAAGAAGGCAGGAACCGGGTCAAGGAGACGATCCCATGAATATCGGAACGACTAGGGTTTTAAGGGACGTGTCAGTAAAACCTTAGCTGCCAGGATACCATAGTATAAAACAAAACCAACTAAGTCATTCGGGTCATCCAATCATTCACGTTCTAGCATGTTCTCTCCACCTTTTCTCCTCACTCGCACTAATCCGTCTCCACGTTCTCAATCTAAGGGATCCCGACAACCAGATTATCCATGACTTCCCAGCGACCTTGGCTGATTGCTGAACGAACTTTCTACTCCGCCAACCAGACCAATCCGATCTaactatttatttaatatatttcacTTCTTTTCAATACAATTTCTTATATtattactgacttgagcgttgGAGACCCTTCATCGATACCCCATTAGTGCTCCTAGAAGGGCAACGTATTTGTGGTTTCAGATTGCTAGTGCCCATCGTCTAGGACGATTTCGATATCCTTATCTATAGTTGTTGGACCTATCCCCAAcaatgtatatttatttttctccatttttagtatacataataatttttttcttaaaacatgcGTTACTCTCTACTAGAAAGGATTTTCGtggaagggagtattattttattacatttttctGTGACTATAATAATGTAGAAGAATATATACTGCATATAGCTAGAAACTGAGCCGAATAAGTCTTAACACGCGTCGATGAATCTATCAATCATGAATATTTTAATATGATTTGTCATTAATTAAACTATTATATAGAAGCAAAGTTTTACTCCGAACGCAAATTTAATAACGGCGCCAGCTATTTTTCGGtaaaaagaaatatttgatATTAATGAAGCTCTATCCGTGTGTGGCGCTTTCTTGAATTGAAGAAATAGGATGAACTGAACAATCAAATTTCTCATGtgttttttcttgattttttaaattattgtgcATATTTTTTCAATATGATGTCTGAAATTAAAAATGGTTGAAACAGCAACTTTTGAATTCAAATTTAGTATGATTAATGCCTGAGAAAGAAGATACTTAAAATCAAAAAATTTagattttaaatttatcatGTGATGGTCTttaaatttagggttaattgcatgtaatatcatgaacttaacgcgaaatccaaatttagcacgaatTTAAAAAGTTCCAATTAATATCACTACCTATGCCCCGTGTCCAATTTTAGCACCGTTTTGTTTTCCGACAGAACcacgtggcaatgacgtgtcttccggtagacacgtcattgccacgtactccgaagagagagagagagggggctaAAATCGGCGGGTTTGCAGAGGGCGGCGCGACGACCCCGAcccctccccccctccccccacctcAGCCTACCAGAATGATAAGGGTGGCGGCGGCGCGAGGAGGGGAGTCGCCGAGAAGGGGAATCGCGCGAAGGGGAATCGCGCAGAGGGCGGTGGCGGCGCGACTGAAAATTCTGGAATTGGGGGTAGGGTttgaaaattctgaaaattcTGGAATTGGCGGCACACGTCGCCGGAAtcgcgaggaggaggtgagaggtggaggcggcggcactcgtcgccggaatcgcgaggaggaggtgagaggcATGGGCGGTGGAAGAGGGGGAGGTGAGGGTGGAGGCGACGGCACTCGTTGCCGGAAtcgcgaggaggaggtgagaggcgtgggcggtggaagaggaggaggtgagggtggaggcggcggcactCATCGCCGGAAtcgcgaggaggaggtgagaggcgtgggctgtggaagaggaggaggtgagggtgAAGGcggcggaagagagagagagagagaaagagagagagagagagcttggcTCGCCGGTCGGAAGCTTGTACCGGCAAGCCACGTAGGATCGAAGCATGTGCCGACAAGCCACGTCAAAAAACGGTGCTAAAATTGGACACGGGGCATAGGTAGTGATATTAATTGGAACTTTTTAAattcgtgctaaatttggatttcgcgttaagttcatgatattacatgcaattaacccttaaatttaattgtttaTTGATTAAAAACATTAAGTTGGTACGTGCAAATCTCCAACCAAAATAGTACAATACAATTCTTCGAATTCGAATGCATCGACGAGTATCATGGAGGCACTGATTTCCATGAGGTTTTATCTATTTACCAAATTGGATGGATTTCTTTTATCCAAAATTCCAAACCATTTACTTCCTCCTCACAAAAATAGGAACATTTTATCATTTTAGACCGTCTCAcaaaattatacatatttttatttcttccTCCTCACAAAAATAGAAACATTTTATCATTTTAGATCGTCTCACAAAactatacatatttttatttttatacactATTTCATTACAATCTCTTtactttttatctttatttatttataaaataaaacatttgtatcattcacaatacacttttatcAAACATTTGTCAAAATCCGTATCACTTACAAATAtccatatttttatgagacaaaaggagtatattttttttttcaaaatcatTTATATCTTTTACCTCGTtacaattaatattatatactccctccatcccatcgAAAATGAGacaatactccatccgtcctatTAATCTTgtcacgtttttctttttggatcaTCCCAATAATATTGTcatgtttctattttttgtaatgattttacactacaaacaatatgaCCTCACTCCTTTACACACTTTACTACACTAAtttaactctccttaataatcgtgcccaaaagaaatgggacaagcttattgggacggaggaagtaatcaATAGTAAAGggtattattgtgagtgaagtttgGGTCATACTAttttgtgagtggagtttgtggaCCCATAAATGAAAATGGAAATGATATTGTAGAGGGACCATAATTGCAAAAGTAGAAACCAtatcgtggacgaagggagtttTTGGTACGTCTCCCAAACTTATGAACGTTCTACTTTTGGACTATatcatataaatatttttcacaattttatccTTGTAATTATTTAACAATACCCATAATATATAACTCCTTCTCCGCTATATATTAATActctaaataatttttcattaaaaatcatattaaaagcatctatatatatttatgggacggagtaaatatttaatttaagattaaCAGTGTCATgtgaaaaatcatatttatctATTGTTATTATATAATTGTCGATTCTAACAAATTTTGACTACACATGAATATATAATATCCTTACTTAATATGTGTGGGGAGTATTTGCTATAAGATAATAAatcttttaatatatttttttaaaaatttgtggtagaattcatataattttagcacatatatatttattactcAAATggtcaaatttaatatttttacgtGTATCACACACTTGTACTAGTACCATCCTggtactctaattaaaattaaatacatgcACTCCGGATGCAAATAAGAAATTTTGATGCATGATGTATACAGCTTTTGAATGGAATATTTTAATGTAAGAATTCCATACTGAATTCTATTTACAAATACCGCTTAACTCTTCATTGAGAACATCGATCAAAATTACACTTGAAAAAGATATACAAAAGAGAAGGAGATTTTGCCATCAATTTATACTAGAAACATCACTTTGTTTTAACAACCAAATAATTATGAATATGAAGTGATGATTGTAACTCATATTGGCATTCCTCTTCTTCGTAGGAGTGacaattcaaaaaagaaaacataaaaatatatgagAAGCCTCGTCTCTATtctataaagtaaaataaaattttggaatagagATAATAATGGATATAAAAGTTGAATTGTTTAAAGGTTGGAGTGCATTATTACTGCAACGGTGGTATGTATGAGCAGCAAATTTAACAGCCCAATTGGTACGTGGCTGAAAATTGCTTCTTCCCTAACCAACTGCGCGCTTTCTCTCTCATCACCCAATACACACACCGCCATATATAtgatttctttctctctccctctctcccgtCACCTTTCTGCAGATGGCCTGACAGCGCCAAAACCCATTGCATAATCTTCTCATTCTCACCCCCTTTCTCTTTCCCTCTTCATCATTCATTTTTCATATGCAATTTCTTGCTTCTTTCACACAGACACGGATATCTCTCATTtcttgtgtgtatatatatacaactcAGAGATAGTggtaatattaatttaattcctAATGGGAAGAGTGAAACTCCAGATCAAGAAAATCGAGAACACAACAAACAGGCAGGTCACTTTCTCCAAGAGAAGAAATGGACTCATCAAGAAAGCTTATGAGCTTTCTGTTCTTTGCGATGTCGATGTTGCTCTCATCATGTTCTCCCCTTCTGGCAGAGTTAGCATCTTCTCCGGAAACAGaaggttctctctctctctctctctctctctctcacacacacagatACATTAAGGATGaagtttgtttgttttgttgcAGCATCGAAGAGGTCATGGCGCGATTTGTTAATCTTCCCGAGCATGAGAGAGGAAGGTATGATAAATTAGAATCAATTGGAGTTTCAAGATTGGGTTTttattacattaatttaatcGTGGACTTATCATATTTTGTTTCATGTGGTAACTTTTccgtttcttcctttttttttttctccatgCAGGCTACATAACCAGGAGGTAACATGTTTCCTGTTTATGTAATCTATTTATAGTAATACATACAAGATTTGTGTTTTcgtgattattttttttatattatttggaTGTATGATAATGATAGTTAGGCTAAACTAATTTTTtagttaatgaaattatttGCAGTACCTAGAAAGGGCCCTCGGAAAGTTGAAATCTGAAGCGGATCGGACATACAATCAAGCTGCTACAAGGtagaattctatttttttttgggaaatTATGATTAATAAACCTAACAATCCTCTGTTTTTGTGATGCAGCCCAGCTAGCAATAGCATTATTCATACTCAGGTTGAGGTGAGTTTGGTTTCTTTTTTGTCTGCaaaattgcatattttattttccCATGATCgcttttgtgaaattttttgaTCAAGAATTGATCTGCGAGGTGTGATTGAATTGCAGGAAATGCAGCAAGAATTAATCAGATACAGGTGCCAGCTTGAAGATGCAGAGAAAAAATTGAGGTGATTGGTTGCTCAAAAATCTTGTTTCCTCCTATTTTGTGAATTGGGGTGTAaagtttgaaagaaaaaaaaaatgtgaattcGTGTAGGATTTATGAAGGCGAGATTTCGACATTGGGTGAGGCTGAGTATAGAGAACAAGTTCTTGAAGAAAATCTGAAGCACATTAGGCTGCGAAAGGCATGTTTTTTGTTCGTCTTCTTCATCGTCGTCTCACATCTTGTTTTGTGCATTAGACTGAGTTTGTGTTCTTCTCAACAGCATGTTCTGCAGGACCAGCACAGCTCCCCTGGCGCCCAAACTTCACAGGTTTCTTGAACTTGTGCAAATAGTTATTTTCATATTTGATATTCTAATTGAGTGAGTTCAAACATATTATGTTGTCTCATGTATCTGCATTTTGTTTTAGGTGATGAGTTATGCCTCACACACTACAGATATGAATGTTTTGGGTGCAAGAAATCCAGACAATGTATTGGATTGGCTTCCACAGAGGGATCCACAAGTTCAAATCCTCAATTTCTTGGACTCCAATGGCTTACTCCCTATGAGGTTCTTACTCTCAATTTATACATTAATCAGTCGGGGGTCGTTTACTTTGTGTGATATGTTCGATAGTATAGGCTTAATTTGATGGATTGAATAATTCTAAGCTTGCTTGATAGTGTGATGATTCGTGTGTAGGGATCAGCCTCAACGGATGGAGAGCATCCTCCCGCAGTCGCTGACTCTCGTGCATGCTCCAAGCGTGCACGTTTACAACCACTTGAGCCCGAGCAGGAGCATCGAAGACGACGTGCAGAGGTCTGAATTCGGACCGGCTATTGATGTTAACCTGTCCCCGTGGGCTGAATTGTACCCTACAGGTTTGTCCATGGCTTGATCAACTTTGGGCATTGCTGCTTTTATCACATAGGCAAAAACTTAAGAATTAAATACTAAACTTTCATC harbors:
- the LOC131010762 gene encoding agamous-like MADS-box protein AGL104, giving the protein MGRVKLQIKKIENTTNRQVTFSKRRNGLIKKAYELSVLCDVDVALIMFSPSGRVSIFSGNRSIEEVMARFVNLPEHERGRLHNQEYLERALGKLKSEADRTYNQAATSPASNSIIHTQVEEMQQELIRYRCQLEDAEKKLRIYEGEISTLGEAEYREQVLEENLKHIRLRKHVLQDQHSSPGAQTSQVMSYASHTTDMNVLGARNPDNVLDWLPQRDPQVQILNFLDSNGLLPMRDQPQRMESILPQSLTLVHAPSVHVYNHLSPSRSIEDDVQRSEFGPAIDVNLSPWAELYPTGNDPFPTAQPRERALLELYLSQLTPVNQDHI